The following proteins come from a genomic window of Bactrocera tryoni isolate S06 chromosome 1, CSIRO_BtryS06_freeze2, whole genome shotgun sequence:
- the LOC120766244 gene encoding soluble guanylate cyclase 88E produces the protein MYGLLLENLSEYIKSVYGEEKWEDIRRQAGIDSPSFSVHQVYPENMLNKLAKKAQQVLGVSEHEFMDQMGVYFVGFVGQYGYDRVLSVLGRHMRDFLNGLDNLHEYLKFSYPRMRAPSFICENETRQGLTLHYRSKRRGFVYYTMGQIREVARHFYHKEMHIELVREEILFDTVHVTFQLTFDNRAFTLASLAMTREEKHLPISAHVLFEIFPFCIVFGADMVVRSIGNSLMVILPDLLGQKITAWFDLVRPLIAFKFQTILNRTNNIFELVTVEPVTDRVDLQPSTELLLHDDGSEPEKTLRLKGQMVYMENWRMIMFLGTPVMPDLNSLITTGLYINDLSMHDFSRDLMLAGTQQSVELKLALDQEQQKSKKLEESMRKLDEEMRRTDELLYQMIPKQVADRLRRGENPIDTCEMFDCVSILFADVVTFTEICSRITPMEVVSMLNAMYSIFDTLTERNNVYKVETIGDAYMVVSGAPEKSVNHADKVCDMALDMVDAITDLKDPSTGQHLRIRVGVHSGAVVAGIVGLKMPRYCLFGDSVNTASRMESTGSAMKVHVSEPAKQFLSPCYKLTERGEIDVKGKGPMKTYWLEERENRKSLQLPPELFHPISTFTAATVTTATSIPSTAASTTDRRLSVSQTLKAIMPAAAQPVIGSVERMQLANATSAMINSMDAASAASTISPPQTSAGKERGRIYSPVTFTDIARRSIANSPVRNSFGSNECGRESRSNSMGHVFMRTPSDIFGSLILDTEEFLEDLQYSRNSLVNSGTTSSVCPYSPTPAFRIGSAPSKPRPNNPDQFTPEELAAMDQITPPSTAPPRETVTCKVAPTTSSASLEKSKARKITFSRSLTIPQEPVVSPPPPPAPQQPQQPQQPLKEQLKQQKAQATNISNSTIASIPVPIIPKATAVAMPTTSTAKTKITNNNISFGSSRTSSRESLSPCSPPIRSNSAPLPMSKAARKAFLAAKQTKAIEKLDRMIEEANEVDVQNKRANMRRMAAFRDEGGGDGGGGCPLFLPPPPGPQMTNSMSDSGLAHHGHNHNYSQMHYATCHHAHEPKMSNSHSFSHTRGTAHQCCTGYNHSNGRHRMHSNACQLL, from the exons ATGTATGGTTTACTGCTGGAGAATCTCTCCGAGTATATTAAATCAGTGTACGGCGAGGAGAAATGGGAAGACATACGACGTCAGGCTGGTATCGACTCGCCATCGTTCAGCGTACATCAAGTCTACCCGGAAAATATGCTGAACAAGCTGGCGAAGAAGGCGCAACAG GTACTCGGCGTCTCCGAGCACGAATTCATGGATCAAATGGGTGTGTACTTTGTCGGCTTTGTCGGACAATATGGTTACGATCGCGTGCTTTCGGTGCTTGGTCGGCATATGCGTGACTTTCTCAATGGTCTCGATAATTTgcatgaatatttaaaattctcaTATCCACGCATGCGAGCGCCATCATTTATTTGCGAAAACGAGACGCGACAAGGACTCACATTACACTATCGCTCCAAGCGGCGTGGCTTTGTCTACTACACAATGGGGCAAATACGTGAAGTGGCGCGACATTTTTACCACAAGGAGATGCATATCGAACTAGTGCGCGAAGAGATACTCTTCGATACCGTACATGTGACATTTCAATTGACATTTGATAATCGTGCATTTACGCTTGCATCGCTGGCGATGACGCGCGAAGAGAAGCATTTACCCATCAGTGCACATGTGCTCTTCGAGATATTCCCATTTTGCATTGTATTCGG CGCCGATATGGTGGTACGCAGCATTGGCAATTCTCTGATGGTCATCCTACCCGACCTGCTGGGGCAAAAAATTACCGCCTGGTTTGATCTGGTGCGCCCTTTAATTGCCTTCAAATTCCaaact ATTTTAAATAGAacaaataacatttttgaattGGTCACGGTTGAACCAGTTACCGATCGCGTCGATCTTCAACCCTCCACCGAGTTGCTGTTGCATGATGACGGTTCCGAGCCCGAAAAGACGCTGCGTTTGAAAg GTCAAATGGTCTACATGGAGAATTGGCGTATGATCATGTTTCTGGGTACACCGGTTATGCCTGATCTCAACTCACTCATAACAACTGGCCTTTACATTAACGATTTGTCAATGCATGACTTCAGCag AGATCTCATGTTGGCCGGCACACAGCAATCAGTAGAACTCAAATTAGCGCTAGATCAggaacaacaaaaatcaaagaaacTGGAGGAGTCCATGCGCAAACTGGACGAAGAAATGCGGCGCACAGACGAATTGCTTTATCAAATGATACCGAAACAGGTGGCTGATCGTTTAAGACGCGGAGAGAATCCCATTGACACGTGCGAG ATGTTCGACTGTGTGTCGATACTTTTTGCAGATGTTGTTACGTTCACCGAAATCTGCAGTCGCATCACACCCATGGAGGTGGTGTCCATGTTAAATGCAATGTATTCTATATTTGACACGCTAACCGAGAGAAATAACGTCTACAAAGTGGAAACGATTGGTGATGCCTACATGGTTGTGTCGGGTGCGCCAGAAAAGTCCGTCAATCATGCGGATAAAGTTTGTGATATGGCCTTAGATATGGTGGATGCCATCACTGATCTAAAAGATCCATCGACGGGCCAACATTTGCGCATACGTGTGGGTGTGCATTCCGGTGCAGTGGTTGCGGGCATTGTTGGTTTAAAAATGCCGCGATATTGCCTCTTCGGTGATTCAGTGAATACGGCGTCACGTATGGAATCCACAGGCTCTGCAATGAAAGTACACGTCTCCGAGCCGGCAAAACAATTTCTTAGCCCTTGTTACAAGCTAACGGAACGCGGTGAAATCGATGTCAAAGGGAAAGGTCCAATGAAGACATATTGGTTGGAAGAGCGTGAAAATCGCAAATCGTTACAATTGCCACCCGAACTTTTCCATCCAATTTCAACGTTTACTGCAGCAACAGTAACGACTGCGACCTCAATTCCGTCGACTGCAGCCTCTACAACCGACCGTCGTTTGAGTGTTTCGCAAACTTTAAAAGCAATTATGCCAGCTGCTGCCCAACCGGTTATCGGTTCGGTGGAGCGTATGCAATTGGCAAACGCCACAAGTGCCATGATCAATTCAATGGATGCAGCGAGCGCGGCAAGTACGATCTCACCACCCCAGACAAGCGCTGGTAAAGAGCGTGGGCGTATTTACTCACCGGTAACCTTCACAGATATAGCGCGTCGTAGCATAGCAAATTCGCCTGTGCGCAATTCGTTCGGAAGCAATGAATGTGGTCGTGAATCACGTTCCAATTCAATGGGTCATGTTTTTATGCGTACACCCAGCGATATTTTTGGTTCGCTCATATTAGATACCGAAGAATTTTTAGAAGATTTGCAATACTCACGCAATTCATTGGTCAATAGTGGCACCACCTCATCGGTTTGCCCCTACAGTCCAACGCCCGCTTTTCGCATAGGTAGCGCACCGTCCAAACCACGTCCCAACAATCCCGATCAGTTTACACCCGAAGAGCTGGCTGCTATGGATCAGATTACTCCACCGTCGACAGCACCACCACGAGAAACTGTCACATGCAAAGTGGCTCCAACCACATCGTCAGCGTCGTTGGAAAAATCAAAGGCTAG aaaaatcacattttcacGTAGCCTAACTATACCGCAAGAACCAGTTGTTTCGCCACCGCCACCACCTGCGCCACAGCAaccacaacaaccacaacaaccgCTCAAGGAGCAATTAAAACAGCAAAAGGCGCAGGCAACCAATATTTCAAACTCCACTATAGCCTCTATACCAGTGCCGATCATACCTAAGGCCACTGCAGTTGCGATGCCGACAACGTCGACCGCAAAGACCAAGAtcacaaacaacaacatatcATTCGGCAGCAGTCGTACATCATCACGAGAATCGCTGTCACCGTGTTCGCCACCGATTCGCTCGAATTCGGCACCACTACCAATGTCCAAAGCAGCACGTAAAGCATTCCTCGCCGCCAAGCAAACAAAAGCTATTGAAAAGCTGGATCGGATGATTGAGGAAGCAAATGAAGTCGATGTGCAAAACAAGCGCGCTAATATGCGACGCATGGCTGCCTTTCGTGATGAAGGTGGCGGCGATGGAGGTGGTGGTTGTCCACTCTTTTTGCCACCACCGCCAGGCCCGCAGATGACGAACTCCATGTCAGATTCAGGATTGGCGCATCATGG